gcatagttttgctgtcagcagtcttcaaacaaaaaggagaactttgttttgctttcagagacagtgactgtcctcggctgaagacctggggggagtctcttccccggctcacagcaagctcccaaagccttcccctgtgcacgcgatgggccgaggctgctttttcagagtatacagctcaaagcattaagctggaagggagaggagatcgctaacgaaggggcaccctccctcccggtgaggcgcggggacggcggcgggcgcagctcggtggcacgacgcgcggcaggcagcggggctttgcccctccggcgtggtgccagggggggttcggacgagctggaggccagcccggcccccagcacgggcgctgctggctcacccggacagatccggccccgctccgcagaaaccagccaagggcctcgtcccagttcagcacccccaggccctcccccgcgagcattccctcccttccccaaagcaagctccgaggaaagcgtgactccatgcatgaacacacatgaacacagatgcacacacatgaacacgcatgcccagctctccccagccacccgtcccaccctgcactgccgccgcgaccccaaaccctccggccccgcatcccgagcccttcccaagctgctccccagtgccgtggccctcgggtgctgccaccagcccggccgctcgcccaccggcacatcctggggcactcggcaccctcggcacccccagaccctccggccacggcagcctcggggacagcccaaagccacgccaggtcacactgccctgcgagtcccagtgctctttaaaggggggtccttcccttcccacagagcaccccgctattcccgcaggggtaatattttctggctgctccagcccccctggagacctcatcctgccctgcacctccaccagccactggtgagcccccccctccacaaacaggggtgcaacgcccgacccagcgcaagagcacggccccaggcgcctgagcatccccccggctctgaccttacccccggggagccgccggccggagcgcggggggaaaggaagacatttctccatgccctgcagaaaagcacagctagcagtttaaaaacattaaaaaaaaaaaaaaaaaaaaaaaagaaaaaaaaggggtgaacagcttactctgaaagcaggctgccgaggagagagggcggctcagtgggacggggagctgctccctcgctggcaccgtctctccccggcctgagctgctccctgcctgccgcagcccctcgaagcgcagccggggatgcccccgagcacgggacggcgggggtccctgcgcccgggagatgcctcccagacccccgggagggggggtttgtgggatcgaccccaacatcggagaaagacccgcagctccgaagggagggacgaggttaaaacgcaactcccgttgtcgaaaacgcgaccgagggccttttgttcacagcatgaaatgagctgaactcggcaaagcggccgcggatacaaagagtcctttggtgtcagggagggaggaaaaaatctcagaggagaaaccaagagtcggggaaacaaaagtccgtgtgtcagtcagatgtcctgggtgaagcaaccttaatgatttaataccttaaaaaacagatcttcaagaaaccctcccaaccccagacctacaagatcagcaaaaccctggaaaccagccacagggacgagtcctgatcttgtcactagccagaaatggtgggggctggggggggagggaagaaagaaggaggatgggggggacgtggggtacagcaggtccgaggggtgcagctcacgcttggtcagccaccaggaccacgggggctaccaggtgctgcccagcagccaccgccttgaccaggttgcacttctgccactgcttggccaccagcttggactcaggagggggtagagctgcatggcccatgaggtagcactgatggtgacgggtcgtgcttcctcctccgcctcctcttcctcatccttgtcacaccatgtcagctggcggctgacggcgacggcctctgcggcgaaggaggtgagctctttggcactgctcttcctgcggggagaaagcggctcagggtgggatgcggggggctggagggaggttggggggcaaatatcggggtgtcccctcacgcgcatgccacgccagatgggtcaggcaccaaaaacacggctccagcccgaatcacgtgctgcaaccgctgcccagatggcgagagccgcagccaagcagagctgagagcagctcactggggagaggagccaggatttggggggctggaatgtgtcccccacccccaccccagggccacccacgctcacctctgcaagatgatgggggtcagcagggtgttatccagggcacactgcaacgaaacgcagccaggtcagagccaagcaccccgcaatggggtgtccccccaccccggcattggggagtggagggggggagggggggcagcagcactcaccccctgcacccaggggtgctccaggacctgggccgcactgagccgcttcttggcatctgtcaccagcagcctggaaatgagatctttggccccagaggagatgtgcgcccagtccttgtcaggaaactcgtacttcccttcctggatgctctccaagagcatcacctgggtgggggggtaaataaaaaaggggctgagctgggaggggtgctgccaaaccagcggcgggtttcggcactgccggggtcTGCCACGCACCTCGCAGGTGTAGCACGACTTGCCGTCGTCCCAgtcgcagctggagctgcagcggcccacgaagggggggtacccgctcagcatgaagtacaggacgacgcccaggctccacaggtcgcagcgcttgtcgtaggtgggcgCATTCTTGTTCCTGTAAAAAttttccaccacctccggggccatgtactcgggggtgccgcactgcggggagaggcgggggtgagccccaaaggacaggggagcgatggggcagagctgagaggcaggggggggggtgtctgccagaactaaggggctaccccctccaaaatgagggtgcagacacggccgcttcccgggtttggtcctggcagggcagatcatcccggccaggtttcccatcgccacgcgggggatgtcacagccctgccaccccgaaaaaaataaaaccctaaaggggtgcaacacccccccggactgccccccagcactgccgccaccgggccggctcagcggggcagcgtccgtcccatcgcccgggacatggcgggcgggcggcggggacggagccggctctgcctgttcccctgcctgacgcgggcagggccgccgcagcgggcgccggatccggtgccggaggagttaacgctgatgcgaggcgagagccagcggtcccgttcccccatggttcccccacggctcccggggctctggggctttccagcgcacgtgacccaacctgcagcccgcaccgcctcgtgaccaggggagagcagagctgcagccagcagataatcaccccgtaacataacgagaggcctccaaacgagacgcctcgccggcctcggcagctgatgccaccgcaagaagaagaaaaacacccacgcaagcccaacccgcagcaccctgcatgggcttccacccggcagggaccacagcacccacccccctctgcccccgctgctgagaacgggaaactcgggacacctcagaaattcaggtcctccccctgggggaggggaaacgcggaggaacaaggggggggggggtgttttggccccccctctgctgttgggcaccccgcgtgggccagggtctgccccccccccagcacgtgagcaccctggaaacaccgtgagcaccccgaaaacagcggggcacagggcaacacctgcgcgggggggggccctgctgctggtgataaggggagcagggctttctgcagggggaggcaggcttggtatgtgcccccccccaaatgtgagacagctccttgcaacgcaggggcaccccagaagctttcggggtgcccaccctgcaggggctgcaccgcacgcaagcagccccagccccctctcacccacaaccggagtgggggggatcacggtggcccccccagcccctcgcctgacccacttctccccgaaagcgcagcctctgcacagccgcctccgccggggccggctgttgctaaggctcacggcagcccgggctctgcgccagccccccctgcgctgcccggcccccccgcgttacagaaccgcatctcgcccaccgccgccgaggggggtcccgcagcgacgggagcgacgagcagcggggggctgcacgcagccccaaagcctgggggagccccaccagggacattccccccatccatggacattccacaacacccaccccccccccagcacccccccccatcaacattataccccccctgccccatggtctgcacgcttaccggcgagagcagctccggggtggaaatgggggagcaattccccttcagtttgatgccacttgccaggccgaagtcacagatcttcaccggggagacctggggagggggggagcagcggtcagtgaccccccccagcagcccccgggtaccctcagccccgcgttcgcgccccagctgccgcagcagcatcccccgcggggaaccagggcccccccagccccggcaccaccccctgctccccgctcacctggtccaggcgctcgcacagaatatttcccggttttagatccctgtgagcaattcctgggaggggggagaagaggcgatgagtggaaaagcctgcccccccccctccaagatttccacagcagaaggtctgggggtggcgcagggacccctccctccccaccccaaatcaccgcccgcgtcatggcgaagggcacaaattgctgctggccccgagtcctggccaaaccggaggagcagactccgcaccacgacaacacgacgcagccgggcctgaccctgcgcgcccgcggccggcaccggcccctgctccctgggcaggaggggggggcagcaccccccggctggggggggcacggctgcaccccggggtggctcggctcacctctgctgtgcaaaaagtgcagggcgctggcgatgtcccgcaccaccgtgctggcctccagctcgttcaagcggcttctccgttggatgtgggtcaggatggagcctgcggccgggcgagagcggagtgggggctcgtgggtgttgggggggctcctgccgcccccgctccccccgccccggcaccgcactcacctcccctcatcttctcaagcaccaggtaaaacctctcctcctcctcgaagaactcgatcagctgcaggatgttcctgcggggacagcggcgtcagcctggcatccccccaaaaagatcgcggggtccccccctccccgcagccccccaccccacacggctccccgggggagggccaacggaggagaaaatcgggtttccagcgactgaaaccacgcggctggggcccccagccacattccagtggggagaggggcttccagcgccgggccccgctccctaattgctcgcagaccctcctggctcgctcgccccgctccagaaacagccccgctcagc
This portion of the Opisthocomus hoazin isolate bOpiHoa1 unplaced genomic scaffold, bOpiHoa1.hap1 HAP1_SCAFFOLD_53, whole genome shotgun sequence genome encodes:
- the LOC142360184 gene encoding LOW QUALITY PROTEIN: MAP kinase-interacting serine/threonine-protein kinase 2-like (The sequence of the model RefSeq protein was modified relative to this genomic sequence to represent the inferred CDS: inserted 1 base in 1 codon); this encodes MVQKESEIPGFHRSFKEQNPFELAFDLEPRRVAGGDSGQWLCSGADVPLSQPIDIPSTKKRNKKQHCRATDSFSGRFEDVYWLHDEVLGEGAQGRVQSCVNLVTNKEYAVKIIKKHQFDVCGGVLREVAMLNLCQGHRNILQLIEFFEEEERFYLVLEKMRGGSILTHIQRRSRLNELEASTVVRDIASALHFLHSRGIAHRDLKPGNILCERLDQVSPVKICDFGLASGIKLKGNCSPISTPELLSPCGTPEYMAPEVVENFYRNKNAPTYDKRCDLWSLGVVLYFMLSGYPPFVGRCSSSCDWDDGKSCYTCEVMLLESIQEGKYEFPDKDWAHISSGAKDLISRLLVTDAKKRLSAAQVLEHPWVQGCALDNTLLTPIILQRKSSAKELTSFAAEAVAVSRQLTWCDKDEEEEAEEEARPVTISATSWAMQLXPPPESKLVAKQWQKCNLVKAVAAGQHLVAPVVLVADQA